In the genome of Neofelis nebulosa isolate mNeoNeb1 chromosome 8, mNeoNeb1.pri, whole genome shotgun sequence, one region contains:
- the PMCH gene encoding pro-MCH isoform X2, producing the protein MNKLEDPKIGILLSASKSIRNLEDDMVFNTFRLGKAFQKDDTPQKSVVVPSLEQYKNDESSFMNDEENKNSKNTGSKHNFLNHGLPLNLAIKPYLALKGSVAFPAENGVQNTESTQEKREIGDEENSAKFPIGRRDFDMLRCMLGRVYRPCWQV; encoded by the exons ATGAACAAATTAGAGGATCCCAAGATAG GCATTTTACTTTCAGCATCCAAGTCCATAAGAAATTTAGAAGATGACATGGTATTTAATACATTCAGGCTGGGGAAAGCTTTTCAGAAGGATGATACTCCTCAAAAATCAGTCGTCGTTCCTTCTCTGgaacaatataaaaatgatgaGAGCAGTTTCATGAacgatgaggaaaacaaaaattcaaag AACACAGGCTCCAAACATAATTTCTTAAATCATGGTCTGCCACTGAATCTGGCTATAAAACCTTATCTGGCACTAAAAGGATCTGTAGCTTTTCCAGCTGAGAATGGAGTTCAAAATACTGAATCAacacaagaaaagagagaaattgggGATGAAGAAAACTCAGCTAAATTTCCTATAGGAAGGAGAGATTTTGACA TGCTCAGGTGCATGCTGGGAAGAGTCTATCGACCTTGTTGGCAAGTCTGA
- the PMCH gene encoding pro-MCH isoform X1, whose amino-acid sequence MAKMSLSSYILILTFSLFSQGILLSASKSIRNLEDDMVFNTFRLGKAFQKDDTPQKSVVVPSLEQYKNDESSFMNDEENKNSKNTGSKHNFLNHGLPLNLAIKPYLALKGSVAFPAENGVQNTESTQEKREIGDEENSAKFPIGRRDFDMLRCMLGRVYRPCWQV is encoded by the exons ATGGCAAAAATGAGTCTCTCTTCCTACATATTAATACtaactttttctctgttttctcaagGCATTTTACTTTCAGCATCCAAGTCCATAAGAAATTTAGAAGATGACATGGTATTTAATACATTCAGGCTGGGGAAAGCTTTTCAGAAGGATGATACTCCTCAAAAATCAGTCGTCGTTCCTTCTCTGgaacaatataaaaatgatgaGAGCAGTTTCATGAacgatgaggaaaacaaaaattcaaag AACACAGGCTCCAAACATAATTTCTTAAATCATGGTCTGCCACTGAATCTGGCTATAAAACCTTATCTGGCACTAAAAGGATCTGTAGCTTTTCCAGCTGAGAATGGAGTTCAAAATACTGAATCAacacaagaaaagagagaaattgggGATGAAGAAAACTCAGCTAAATTTCCTATAGGAAGGAGAGATTTTGACA TGCTCAGGTGCATGCTGGGAAGAGTCTATCGACCTTGTTGGCAAGTCTGA